In Elephas maximus indicus isolate mEleMax1 chromosome 7, mEleMax1 primary haplotype, whole genome shotgun sequence, the following proteins share a genomic window:
- the SCGB2A2 gene encoding mammaglobin-A, with protein MRLVMVLMLVALPLYCYAGSGCQLLEDGIEMLINPEVSEAELREALEEFTLGDDASKEAIDEFKQCFLKQTKENADKIRMMMRIIYSSTRCELY; from the exons ATGAGGCTGGTGATGGTCCTCATGCTGGTTGCTCTCCCCCTTTATTGCTATGCAG GTTCTGGCTGCCAGCTTCTAGAGGATGGGATTGAAATGCTAATCAATCCTGAAGTGTCAGAAGCTGAACTCCGAGAAGCTCTTGAAGAGTTCACATTGGGGGATGATGCTTCTAAAGAAGCCATAGATGAATTTAAGCAATGTTTTCTCAAGCAGACCAAGGAAAACGCAGACAAAATCAGAATGATGATG CGCATAATATACAGCAGCACTCGGTGTGAGTTGTATTAA